The DNA segment GACGGGCTTGGGCGCGTTGTCGACCAGGTCCTTGGCCTCCTTGAGGCCGAGCGAGGTCAGCGTGCGCACCTCCTTGATGACCTGGATCTTCTTGTCGCCGGCAGCCTCGAGGATGACGTCGAACTCGTCCTGCTCGGCGGCGGCCTCGGGGGCAGCGCCACCGCCGACGGGGCCGGCGGCCGCGACGGCGACGGGGGCAGCGGCGGTGACGTCGAAGGTCTCCTCGAACTGCTTCACGAAGTCGGACAGCTCCAGGAGGGTCATCTCCTTGAAGGCGTCGAGCAGTTCGTCGGAAGAGAGCTTGGCCATGGTGTCTCCTTGAAGGGGGTCAGTCGGTGCTGGCCGCGGAGTCCGCGGCAGCATCGGTGGTGTCGGGGGTGGTGTCAGCAGCAGCGGTGTCGTCGGCGGCGGGAGCGGAGGCGCCCTCGGCGGACTCCTTCTTCTCCTGCAGCGCGGCGGCCAGCCGGGCGACCTGCGACAGCGGGGCCTGGAACAGCCCGGCGGCCTTGGTGAGGTTGCCCTTCATCGCGCCGGCCAGCTTGGCCAGCAGGACCTCACGGGGCTCGACGTCGGCGAGGCGCGAGACCTCGGCTGCGTCGACCGTGCGGCCCTCGACCACGCCACCCTTGATGACGAGCAGGGGGTTGGCGCGGCTGAAGTCGCGGATGGCCTTCGCGGCCTCGACCGGGTCGCCCTCGATGAAGGCGATCGCGGTGGGGCCGGTGAGCAGCGGAGCCAGGTCGGTGTGGCCGACCGAGTCCGCGGCCCGCTTCGTCAGGGTGTTCTTGACGACGGCGTAGCTGCTGCCCGCACCGAGGGAACGGCGCAGCTGGGTCAGCTGCGCCACGGTCAGCCCGCGGTACTCGGTGAGCACGGCCGCGCTGGAGTTGTTGAACCGCTCGGTGATCTCCTCGATCACCGCGGCCTTCGCCTGCGTGGGCATGGGCCTCCTCTCGTCTGTCGGGCGACCGCCGGCGGCGTGCGCCTGCCGCGATCGAGGGCCCGGAGACGAGGAACGCCCCGGCGCAGTGCGCACGGGGCGAGGGACGGGCCGGGCCTGGGGCGAGCCCGAGCCGCGACGCGTTCGTCGTACCGTCCACCTGCGCGGGTCGTCCGGACATCCGGACCTTCGATCGCACGCGGACGTGCGACGACCATGCGGTCTTGGGGGGAACGCCGACAAGAGTACGCCATCCGGGAGCGCGCCCGCCAACGCCCCCGGGACGACGGACGGCGCCGCCCCCGGAGGGGCGACGCCGTCAACGTCACAGGGCTTCGCCCGGCCTCGTCCAGAGGCTCACCCCGAGCGTGCGAGGGGTGAGGAGGACGAGGTGTTTCTTCAGACGGAGGGCTCGTCCACCAGCAGGTTGCGGGTGCGGTTCGGGTCGACCGGGATGCCCGGGCCCATGGTGGTCGAGACGGTGACCTTCTTGACGTAGCGGCCCTTGGCGGCCGACGGCTTGGCGCGGAGCACCTCGTCGAGCGCGGCGGCGTAGTTCTCCACCAGCTTGGCCTCGTCGAAGGAGGTCTTGCCGATCACCAGGTGCAGGTTGGCCTGCTTGTCGACGCGGAAGTTGATCTTCCCGCCCTTGATGTCGTTGACGGCCTTGGTGACGTCGGGGGTCACGGTGCCGGTCTTCGGGTTCGGCATCAGGCCGCGGGGGCCGAGGATGCGGGCGATCCGGCCGACCTTGGCCATCTGGTCCGGCGTCGCGATGGCGGCGTCGAAGTCGAGGAAGCCGCCCTGGATCCGCTCGATCAGGTCGTCGGAGCCCACGACGTCGGCGCCGGCGGCCTCGGCCTGGGCGGCCTTGTCGCCGGTGGCGAAGACGATGACGCGGGCGGTCTTGCCGGTGCCGTGCGGCAGGTTGACCGTGCCGCGGACCATCTGGTCGGCCTTGCGGGGGTCGACCCCGAGGCGGATCGCGACCTCGACGGTGGCGTCGTACTTCGTGGTCGAGGTCTGCTTGGCGAGGCCGGCGGCCTGCAGCGGGCTGTAGAGCGTGCTGTCGTCGACGAGCTCGGCGACCTTGCGGTAGTTCTTGCCGTGCTTGGCCATGGTGGTGCTCCTTCCCCCGGAACGGGGTCGTGTGGTGAACGGGCCTGGCCGGCCCTCCCACAGTGAAAGGACCTCGTTCTCCTCACCCCTCGCGAGCTCGGGGCGAGCCTCGGAACGAGGCCGTTGACTAGCGGACCGTGATGCCCATCGACCGGGCGGTGCCGGCGATGATCTTCTCGGCCTGCTCGAGGTCGTTGGCGTTGAGGTCGGCCATCTTGGTCTGGGCGATCTCGCGGACCTGGTCACGGGTGACCGTGGCGACCTTGGTCTTGTGCGGCTCGCCCGATCCCTTGTCCACCCCGGCGGCCTTGAGCAGCATGCGCGCTGCCGGCGGCGTCTTGGTGACGAAGGTGAACGACCGGTCCTCGAAGACCGAGATCTCGACCGGGATGACGTTGCCGCGCTGCGACTCGGTCGCAGCGTTGTAGGCCTTGCAGAACTCCATGATGTTCACGCCGTGCTGACCGAGGGCCGGGCCGACGGGCGGCGCGGGGGTGGCCGCACCGGCGTTGATCTGGAGCTTGATGACCGCGGTCAACCGCTTCCTGGGGGGCATGACTTCCTTCTTCTCTGCTGATCAGGGGAGTGCAGGCGCACTCAGGTCAGATCTTCGAGACCTGGGTGAACGACAGCTCGACCGGCGTCTCGCGGCCGAAGATGGAGACGAGGACCTGGAGCTTCTGCTGCTCGGGGTTGATCTCGTTGATGGTGGCCGGCAGCGTCGCGAACGGACCGTCCATGACGGTGACGGACTCGCCGACCTCGAACTCGACGACCGCGGTCGAGGAGGCGGCAGGTGCGGCCTCGGCAGCCGCGGCGGGCTTCTCGGTGACCGCGGGCACCAGCAGGTTGACGACCTCGTCGATGCTCAGCGGGGAGGGCTTGGAGGTGGCGCCCACGAAGCCGGTGACGCCGGGGGTGTTGCGCACCGCGCCCCAGGACTCGTCGTTGAGGTCCATCCGGACGAGCAGGTACCCGGGCAGCTTCTTGCGGTTGACCTGGGTCCGCTTGCCGTTCTTGATCTCGGTGACCTCCTCGGTGGGCACCTCGATCTGGAAGATGTAGTCCTCCATGTCCAGCGACGTGATCCGGGACTCGAGGTTGGTCTTCACCTTGTTCTCGTAGCCCGCGTAGGAGTGGATCACGTACCAGTCGCCGAACTGGCTGCGCAGCGTCGAGCGGAGCGCCTCGGCCGGGTCCTCGTCGTGCTCGGCGGCGGCCTCGAGGGTCTCGGTGACCAGCGGGTCGTGGTCGGGGGCCGGCTCGGCGAGCGGGTCGGCGACCAGTGCGTCGTCGACGGAGCCACGGCTGCTGCCGGCGTTGCCCGAGACGGGCGCGTCGCCCATCGGGTTGTCCGCGGTCAGGTCCGTGGTCTCGAGGGAGCCCTCGGCGGCACCGGTCTCGCGGACACCGGTCTCGACGTCGACCGTCCCGGCCAGGGCAGCGGCGTCGTCGAGGTCGGTGCCCTCGACCGCGCTGTCGGTCTCGAAGGGCTCGCGGGGGTCCGTCACTGGGTCTCTTCCTTGTCGGGTGTGGTGCAGGCCAGGGTGTGCGGGTCAGCCGAAGACGGCGAGCACACCTTGGGCGAAGAGGATGTCGAGGCCGGCGACGAGCGCCACCATGACCGCGACGAAGACGATCACCACGGTGGTGTAGGTGATCAGCTCCTTGCGGCCGGGCCAGATGACCTTGCGGAGCTCGGCGACGACCTCGCGGAGGAACCGGCCGATGCTGCGCTTGTCGCGCAGCTCGGCGGCGCGGGCCCGCTCGGCGTCGGCCCGGGACCGGGTGCCGTCGCCGGCGCGGGTGGCACCGGTGGAGCGGCCGGCCGGACGGCTGGAGGTGCTGCGCTGCCGGCGCCGGGTGGGCGTGGCGACGACCTTGTCCTCGTCGGACTCGGCCTCGTCGGCGAGCTCGGCCTCGGCGGCCTCGAGCTCGGCGGCGTCCTCGACCCCGGGGGTCTCGGCGTCGATCTGCTCGGCGGTCAGCTCGTCGTCGGCGCGGGCGCCGTCGGTCGGCTCGCCGTCCTTCTCCTCGCTCACAGCGCCTCGCTCCTCGGTCGTCGGTCAGGTGGTGGCAGGGGTGACAGGACTTGAACCTGCAGCCTGCGGTTTTGGAGACCGCTGCTCTGCCAATTGAGCTACACCCCTAGGGGACGCCGGGCCGCGTCACGGCGCGACCGAGCTCCTCGAGAGGAGCCCCGGGGCACGCCGGTGGCGGGGTCCCACTGGCCCCAGGTCGTCGAGTGTACGGGACCGCCGGCACCGACGGCCAACACGGCAGGTGGGCACCCTCCCGCGGGGTGCGGGACGGCACCGGGACGACCTCGCTGGTCTGACACGATCCCCGCCATGACCACCGCTCCCGTGCCCGACCCCGCGGTCCCGGTCCCGCCCCCGGTCCGGCCGGCCGAGCGCCGGGTCTCCCGGCGGGTCGCTGCGATCACCCCGTCGGCGACGCTGGCCGTCGACGCCCGCGCCAAGGCGCTGCGCGCCGCCGGAACCCCGGTGATCGGCTTCGCCGCAGGTGAGCCCGACTTCCCCTCGCCGCCGCACGTGGTCGCCGCCGCGGTGGCCGCGGCCCAGGACCCGGCCAACCACCGGTACTCCCCGGCGGGCGGGCTGCCCGCGCTCAAGGAGGCGATCGTCGCCAAGACGCTGCGCGACTCCGGCCTGCAGGCCCGCCCGGCCGACGTGCTGGTCACCAACGGCGGCAAGCAGGCGGTGCAGGAGGCGCTGGCCACGATGCTCGACCCCGGCGACGAGGTGCTGCTGCCGACCCCGTACTGGACCACCTACCCCGAGGCGATCCGGCTGGCCGGCGGCGTGCCGGTGCCCGTGGTCGCCGACGAGGCCAGCGGCTACCTGGTGTCGGTGGGCCAGCTGGAGGCCGCCCGCACGGCGCGCACCCGGCTGCTGCTGTTCTGCTCCCCGGCCAACCCGACCGGGGCGGTGCACCCGCCGGAGGAGGTCACCGAGATCGGGCGCTGGGCCCTGGACGCCGGGCTGTGGGTGCTCACCGACGAGATCTACGAGCACCTGGTCTACGGCGGGGCCACCGCACCGTCGATGCCGGCGCTGGTGCCCGAGCTGCAGTCCCGCTGCGTCGTCGTCAACGGCGTCGCCAAGACCTACGCCATGACCGGCTGGCGGGTGGGCTGGCTGCTCGGCCCCGCCGACGTGGTCGCGGCCGCCACCGCGCTGCAGTCGCACTCCACCTCGAACGTCGCGAACGTCTCGCAGCTGGCCGCCGTCGCGGCGCTGACCGGTGACCAGTCCGCCGTCGCGACGATGCGCGCCGCCTTCGACCGCCGCCGGCAGACGATGGTCGCCATGCTCCGCGAGATCCCGGGGGTCGCCTGCCCCGAACCGCAGGGCGCCTTCTACGCCTACCCGTCGGTGAAGGCGCTGCTCGGCCGGCCGATAGCCGGGCGCACCGTGCACACCAGCGTCGAGCTCGCCGAGCTGCTGCTGGAGGAGGCCCAGGTCGCCGTCGTCGCCGGGGAGGCGTTCGGGACCCCCGGCTACCTGCGGCTGTCCTACTCCCTCGGCGACGACGACCTGGTCGAGGGCGTCTCCCGGATGCAGCGGCTGCTCGGCTCCGCCGGCTGAGCCGCAGCCGTCAGCCGGGCAGGTCTTCGGGGTCGAGCGCCCCGGCCTGCTGCAGCACGGCCAGGGCGGCCGGCAGGTCGGCCAGCGCCGTCCCGACGTCGGCCGGGGTGGCGGTGGTCCAGGCCTGCGCGTCGACGTAGCAGCGCAGGGCTGCGTCGAAGGCCTCGGGGCCGGCCTGCCGGCGCGCGGTGAGCAGCGCGGCGGCGCCCTTGCCGTAGACCGCCGTCACGTACCGGCGGTCGTCGGGGAAAGAGGCCATCGAGCCGCCGACGTCGCCGTCGGTGGCCAGCAGCCGGCTCACCTGGTCCGGGGGCGGGTCGCCGGTGACCGACTCGGCGTAGCTGGCGAACGCCTCGTCCAGCCACGGGTCGCGGAACTGCGAGTCACCGACCATCCCGTAGAACCACATGTGCGCCACCTCGTGCACCAGGACGGTCCGGTCGTCGCTGGCCAGCAGGATCGACGACGGGTACTCGATGCCGCCGCCGAAGTCCGGCAGCCACGGCACGGTGAGGGTCGCGTAGGGTAAGGCGCCGAACCGGGCGCCGAGCAGGTCGATCGCCTCCCCCGTCGCCCGGGCCAGCCGGGCCGGGTCGTGTCCGGAGCCGGGCAGCGCCCCGGTGGTCACCCGGACGCCGTCCACCTCGGTCTCGGCGGTGACGAAGGAGCCCGCGGCGACGCTGACGTCCCGGGCGACCGGCTCGTGGGAGGTCCAGGTGCGCCGGCCACCGCGCTCGCGGGTCGGCTCGTCCTGGTCGCCGGTCATCAGCACGGTGAGCGCGGCCGGTGCGTCGACGGAGATCATGGTGTCGCTGACCGGGCTGCTGGCGGTCTCGCCGAGGAGGGTGACGAACGGGTCGCGCGCCCAGCCGACACCGGGTTCCCACGCCAGCAGCGGCGCACCGCTGGCCCACCAGGAGACCCCCGGGGCGGTGCCCAGCCGCTCGAAGCCACCGCCGCCCAGCTGCAGGGCGAAGTCCAGCGCGACCTCGGTGGACTCCCCGGCGGCCAGCCGGTCGGTGAGGGTGACGACGTACAGCCCGCCCGGCGCCGTCGCCGCCGCGCTCTCGTACCCGCCGCCGGCGACGTCCGCGCCGCGTACCGCGGTGACGGTGAGCCGGTTGCCCAGCGCGGTGGCGTCCGGGCCGTTGGGCACCAGCCGGAAGACCAGCTCCGCGGTCGGCAGGTCGGGGGTGAAGACGACGGTCTCGGTGCCGGTGACCGTGCGCAGGTCGTTCCCGAGGCGGAAGTCCAGGTCGAC comes from the Modestobacter italicus genome and includes:
- the rplL gene encoding 50S ribosomal protein L7/L12 — encoded protein: MAKLSSDELLDAFKEMTLLELSDFVKQFEETFDVTAAAPVAVAAAGPVGGGAAPEAAAEQDEFDVILEAAGDKKIQVIKEVRTLTSLGLKEAKDLVDNAPKPVLEKVAKDAAEKAKASLEGAGATVTVK
- the rplJ gene encoding 50S ribosomal protein L10 → MPTQAKAAVIEEITERFNNSSAAVLTEYRGLTVAQLTQLRRSLGAGSSYAVVKNTLTKRAADSVGHTDLAPLLTGPTAIAFIEGDPVEAAKAIRDFSRANPLLVIKGGVVEGRTVDAAEVSRLADVEPREVLLAKLAGAMKGNLTKAAGLFQAPLSQVARLAAALQEKKESAEGASAPAADDTAAADTTPDTTDAAADSAASTD
- the rplA gene encoding 50S ribosomal protein L1 — encoded protein: MAKHGKNYRKVAELVDDSTLYSPLQAAGLAKQTSTTKYDATVEVAIRLGVDPRKADQMVRGTVNLPHGTGKTARVIVFATGDKAAQAEAAGADVVGSDDLIERIQGGFLDFDAAIATPDQMAKVGRIARILGPRGLMPNPKTGTVTPDVTKAVNDIKGGKINFRVDKQANLHLVIGKTSFDEAKLVENYAAALDEVLRAKPSAAKGRYVKKVTVSTTMGPGIPVDPNRTRNLLVDEPSV
- the rplK gene encoding 50S ribosomal protein L11 gives rise to the protein MPPRKRLTAVIKLQINAGAATPAPPVGPALGQHGVNIMEFCKAYNAATESQRGNVIPVEISVFEDRSFTFVTKTPPAARMLLKAAGVDKGSGEPHKTKVATVTRDQVREIAQTKMADLNANDLEQAEKIIAGTARSMGITVR
- the nusG gene encoding transcription termination/antitermination protein NusG yields the protein MTDPREPFETDSAVEGTDLDDAAALAGTVDVETGVRETGAAEGSLETTDLTADNPMGDAPVSGNAGSSRGSVDDALVADPLAEPAPDHDPLVTETLEAAAEHDEDPAEALRSTLRSQFGDWYVIHSYAGYENKVKTNLESRITSLDMEDYIFQIEVPTEEVTEIKNGKRTQVNRKKLPGYLLVRMDLNDESWGAVRNTPGVTGFVGATSKPSPLSIDEVVNLLVPAVTEKPAAAAEAAPAASSTAVVEFEVGESVTVMDGPFATLPATINEINPEQQKLQVLVSIFGRETPVELSFTQVSKI
- the secE gene encoding preprotein translocase subunit SecE; translated protein: MSEEKDGEPTDGARADDELTAEQIDAETPGVEDAAELEAAEAELADEAESDEDKVVATPTRRRQRSTSSRPAGRSTGATRAGDGTRSRADAERARAAELRDKRSIGRFLREVVAELRKVIWPGRKELITYTTVVIVFVAVMVALVAGLDILFAQGVLAVFG
- a CDS encoding pyridoxal phosphate-dependent aminotransferase, encoding MTTAPVPDPAVPVPPPVRPAERRVSRRVAAITPSATLAVDARAKALRAAGTPVIGFAAGEPDFPSPPHVVAAAVAAAQDPANHRYSPAGGLPALKEAIVAKTLRDSGLQARPADVLVTNGGKQAVQEALATMLDPGDEVLLPTPYWTTYPEAIRLAGGVPVPVVADEASGYLVSVGQLEAARTARTRLLLFCSPANPTGAVHPPEEVTEIGRWALDAGLWVLTDEIYEHLVYGGATAPSMPALVPELQSRCVVVNGVAKTYAMTGWRVGWLLGPADVVAAATALQSHSTSNVANVSQLAAVAALTGDQSAVATMRAAFDRRRQTMVAMLREIPGVACPEPQGAFYAYPSVKALLGRPIAGRTVHTSVELAELLLEEAQVAVVAGEAFGTPGYLRLSYSLGDDDLVEGVSRMQRLLGSAG
- a CDS encoding M1 family aminopeptidase gives rise to the protein MRRAPVVLAALLLTAGCSATGPQAEPSPAAATPATGAAGCPQQRAEPDPDRPVVDLDFRLGNDLRTVTGTETVVFTPDLPTAELVFRLVPNGPDATALGNRLTVTAVRGADVAGGGYESAAATAPGGLYVVTLTDRLAAGESTEVALDFALQLGGGGFERLGTAPGVSWWASGAPLLAWEPGVGWARDPFVTLLGETASSPVSDTMISVDAPAALTVLMTGDQDEPTRERGGRRTWTSHEPVARDVSVAAGSFVTAETEVDGVRVTTGALPGSGHDPARLARATGEAIDLLGARFGALPYATLTVPWLPDFGGGIEYPSSILLASDDRTVLVHEVAHMWFYGMVGDSQFRDPWLDEAFASYAESVTGDPPPDQVSRLLATDGDVGGSMASFPDDRRYVTAVYGKGAAALLTARRQAGPEAFDAALRCYVDAQAWTTATPADVGTALADLPAALAVLQQAGALDPEDLPG